A genomic stretch from Spiroplasma endosymbiont of Clivina fossor includes:
- a CDS encoding transposase family protein: MKFKKNNQISDKNFLRLTGIKHTTFNKMLEILKIEELKKRFRRGRTNKLSLENRILMTLEYWREYRTYFHIAKSYDISESSCYRNIKWIEDTLIKHPNFQQLTGQKSLLKDYFKDKTVIIDVTESQIQRPKKDKNSTTQEKRKNTQ; encoded by the coding sequence ATGAAATTTAAAAAAAATAATCAAATAAGTGATAAAAATTTTTTAAGATTAACTGGTATTAAACATACTACTTTTAATAAAATGCTAGAAATTTTAAAAATAGAAGAATTAAAAAAGAGATTTCGTCGCGGAAGAACCAATAAATTATCATTAGAAAATCGTATTTTAATGACTTTAGAATATTGAAGAGAATATAGAACTTATTTTCATATTGCAAAAAGTTATGATATTAGTGAAAGTAGTTGTTATAGAAATATCAAATGAATTGAAGACACTTTAATAAAACACCCTAATTTTCAACAACTTACTGGTCAAAAATCACTATTAAAAGATTATTTCAAAGATAAGACTGTTATAATTGATGTAACTGAAAGCCAAATCCAACGCCCAAAAAAAGACAAAAACAGCACTACTCAAGAAAAAAGAAAAAACACACAATAA
- a CDS encoding transposase family protein gives MKTQVIIEKDSKKIISSDFSYGKNHDFKILKDSKIKFLPETTVLVDLGYQGIQKINHNVLIPKRKSKKNPLNKEEKQNNERISKMRIVIENVFAILKKFKIISEKYRNRRKRFALRFNLIASIYNLQLLV, from the coding sequence ATAAAAACACAAGTTATAATTGAAAAAGATAGTAAAAAAATTATTAGTTCTGATTTTTCTTATGGTAAAAACCATGACTTTAAAATTTTAAAAGATTCAAAAATTAAATTTTTACCAGAAACAACTGTTTTAGTGGATTTAGGTTATCAAGGCATACAAAAAATTAATCATAATGTTTTAATTCCTAAAAGAAAATCAAAGAAAAACCCTTTAAATAAAGAAGAAAAGCAAAATAATGAGCGAATTTCAAAAATGAGAATTGTTATTGAAAATGTTTTTGCTATACTTAAAAAATTTAAAATTATTAGTGAAAAATATCGAAATCGTAGAAAAAGATTTGCTTTAAGATTTAATTTAATAGCTTCAATTTATAATTTACAACTATTAGTTTAA
- a CDS encoding PTS transporter subunit EIIC has translation MEFKHIFSNFKKLKLISSNFQPKNTLKHFRNKTSSGLQKLAKSLMFPIAILPIAAILSRVGGLMMTKDFGITENSVIWYIGSVLQVIGGSAFDNLSVLFAIGVAFGFAKDNRGEAALIGFFAYTILIGLMTILPKIVYSTILLDVNLENKSKLLYQLKGNEVIYSIDMGILSGIIAGILAATCYNRFQSIKLPTALSFFSGRRFVPLVVILVSLPVAILVAIIWPWLQLGLLSFGQTIIPEKVDNSTRHIQWGVASVYTMFNRTLNASGLMRVFNIYFFWQHPFVTSENGTVINGDIPAFLSNDLVVGAGLFQSGFFPIMMFGLPAAALAIIKCAHPDQRKKVMALLLGAASVSFLTGVTEPLEFSFIYAAPVLFFVHIVLSGIISAITVGLGIRIGFGFSAGFIDYVLSFYQSMKIAKITWESGFAQVLANPAWILPIGILSGGVYYFSFSYLIKKFNYQTLGREQTVSETNNFDNSLPLVSYQLLATKILDILGKDNIISVGNCVTRVRIVVKNVDDWKIKQLDKIKFKIRGIANNKLNPKMVSDKDLQLIVSNDAQFIVDELEKLLQASKELLATNF, from the coding sequence ATGGAATTTAAACATATTTTTAGTAATTTTAAAAAACTTAAACTGATATCAAGTAATTTTCAACCAAAAAATACTTTAAAACATTTTCGTAATAAAACAAGTTCAGGATTACAAAAACTTGCTAAATCATTAATGTTTCCGATTGCTATTTTACCTATCGCAGCGATATTGAGTCGTGTGGGCGGATTAATGATGACTAAAGATTTTGGAATTACTGAGAATAGTGTTATTTGATATATTGGTTCAGTATTGCAGGTTATTGGTGGCAGTGCTTTTGATAATCTTTCTGTTCTTTTTGCTATTGGCGTGGCTTTTGGTTTTGCTAAAGATAATCGTGGTGAAGCAGCTCTTATTGGTTTTTTTGCTTATACAATATTAATTGGTCTAATGACCATATTACCAAAAATTGTTTATTCAACAATTTTATTAGATGTTAACTTAGAAAATAAATCAAAACTTTTATATCAACTTAAAGGAAATGAAGTTATTTATTCTATTGATATGGGGATTTTGAGTGGCATTATTGCTGGTATATTAGCAGCTACTTGTTATAATCGTTTTCAATCCATTAAGTTGCCAACTGCTTTGTCATTTTTTTCGGGAAGAAGATTTGTGCCATTAGTTGTTATTTTAGTTTCTTTACCAGTTGCTATTTTAGTGGCAATAATTTGACCTTGACTTCAGTTAGGACTTTTAAGTTTTGGACAAACTATTATTCCTGAAAAAGTTGACAATTCAACGCGTCATATTCAATGAGGGGTTGCTAGCGTTTATACAATGTTTAATAGAACATTAAATGCTAGTGGTTTAATGCGTGTTTTTAATATTTATTTTTTTTGACAACACCCTTTTGTTACTTCAGAGAATGGAACAGTTATTAATGGTGATATTCCTGCATTTCTTAGTAATGATTTAGTTGTTGGTGCCGGATTATTTCAAAGTGGGTTTTTCCCCATTATGATGTTTGGATTACCTGCCGCTGCCTTGGCGATCATTAAATGTGCTCATCCTGACCAAAGAAAAAAAGTTATGGCATTATTACTTGGAGCTGCGTCCGTTTCATTTTTAACTGGGGTTACTGAACCGTTAGAATTTAGTTTTATTTATGCAGCTCCAGTATTATTTTTTGTTCATATTGTCTTATCAGGGATTATTTCTGCAATTACTGTTGGTTTAGGAATTCGGATTGGCTTTGGGTTTTCTGCTGGTTTTATTGATTATGTTTTAAGTTTTTATCAATCAATGAAAATTGCTAAAATAACTTGGGAGTCAGGTTTTGCCCAAGTGCTGGCAAATCCGGCTTGAATATTACCAATTGGTATTCTAAGCGGGGGAGTTTATTACTTTTCTTTTAGTTATTTGATTAAGAAGTTTAATTATCAGACATTAGGTCGTGAGCAAACTGTTAGTGAAACAAATAATTTTGATAACAGTTTACCACTGGTTTCTTATCAACTATTAGCGACAAAAATTTTGGATATTTTAGGTAAAGATAATATTATTAGTGTTGGTAATTGTGTCACAAGGGTGAGAATTGTTGTTAAAAATGTTGATGATTGAAAGATTAAACAATTAGATAAAATCAAATTTAAAATAAGAGGGATTGCTAATAATAAACTTAATCCGAAAATGGTTTCAGACAAAGATTTGCAACTCATTGTTAGCAATGATGCCCAATTTATTGTTGATGAATTAGAAAAATTGCTTCAAGCATCAAAAGAGTTGTTGGCAACTAATTTTTAA
- a CDS encoding transposase family protein: MKFKKNNQISDKNFLRLTGIKHTTFNKMLEILKIEELKKRFRRGRTNKLSLENRILMTLEYWREYRTYFHIAKSYDISESSCYRNIKWIEDTLIKHPNFQQLTGQKSLLKDYFKDKTVIIDVTESQIQRPKKDKNSTTQEKRKNTQ; encoded by the coding sequence ATGAAATTTAAAAAAAATAATCAAATAAGTGATAAAAATTTTTTAAGATTAACTGGTATTAAACATACTACTTTTAATAAAATGCTAGAAATTTTAAAAATAGAAGAATTAAAAAAGAGATTTCGTCGCGGAAGAACCAATAAATTATCATTAGAAAATCGTATTTTAATGACTTTAGAATATTGAAGAGAATATAGAACTTATTTTCATATTGCAAAAAGTTATGATATTAGTGAAAGTAGTTGTTATAGAAATATCAAATGAATTGAAGACACTTTAATAAAACACCCTAATTTTCAACAACTTACTGGTCAAAAATCACTATTAAAAGATTATTTCAAAGATAAGACTGTTATAATTGATGTAACTGAAAGCCAAATCCAACGCCCAAAAAAAGACAAAAACAGCACTACTCAGGAAAAAAGAAAAAACACACAATAA
- a CDS encoding IS1/IS1595 family N-terminal zinc-binding domain-containing protein — protein sequence MEKIIQELVNTLTDDQFLEFYEKVKQQAELIKKQKRLNEIDQKFRAQGIKCPKCESYHCVKNGHNSEGKQKYLCKNCRASFDAFRNHFIYWSHLNYEQWNLLIQISLLGQSSKTISRFIKTTLKTAWYNRQKLMKSKQLENTQLKFKKLSGKIQIDETFIKEIHKGNFKYKTDPRRIHLDPFATNTKCCIQMAIDNNNNIYVKSTNTKRLQKQWVIENMNKELINENSIITSDMQKLYFLVAKQTNSTLCVTKTTINPEASYRNLNKISKLQSSLKEALIHYHGLGFTNIQNYLNLWKWKYQHKGLTPNQQTAVLYFNV from the coding sequence ATGGAAAAAATAATTCAAGAACTAGTAAATACTTTAACAGATGATCAATTTTTAGAATTTTATGAAAAAGTCAAACAACAAGCAGAATTAATAAAAAAACAAAAACGTTTAAATGAAATTGATCAAAAATTTAGAGCGCAAGGTATTAAATGCCCTAAATGTGAATCTTACCATTGCGTTAAAAATGGACATAATTCAGAAGGAAAACAAAAATATTTATGTAAAAATTGCCGTGCAAGTTTTGACGCTTTTCGTAATCATTTTATTTATTGAAGTCATTTAAATTATGAACAATGAAATTTATTGATTCAAATTTCATTGCTGGGGCAATCTAGTAAAACAATTTCTCGTTTTATTAAAACTACATTAAAAACTGCTTGATATAATCGTCAAAAATTAATGAAATCAAAACAATTAGAAAATACCCAATTAAAATTTAAAAAATTATCTGGTAAAATCCAAATCGATGAAACATTTATTAAAGAAATCCATAAAGGAAATTTCAAATATAAAACTGATCCACGAAGAATTCACCTTGACCCATTCGCAACTAATACTAAATGCTGTATTCAAATGGCAATTGATAATAATAACAATATTTATGTTAAATCCACAAACACCAAACGTTTACAAAAACAATGAGTTATTGAAAATATGAACAAAGAATTAATTAACGAAAATTCAATTATTACTTCTGATATGCAAAAATTATATTTTTTAGTAGCAAAACAAACAAATTCTACTTTATGTGTAACTAAAACAACAATTAATCCTGAAGCTAGTTATCGTAACTTAAATAAAATCAGTAAATTACAATCTAGTCTTAAAGAAGCCTTAATTCATTATCATGGTTTAGGTTTTACTAATATTCAAAATTATTTAAATCTCTGAAAATGAAAATACCAACATAAGGGTTTAACTCCAAACCAACAAACAGCGGTATTATATTTTAATGTATAA
- a CDS encoding IS1/IS1595 family N-terminal zinc-binding domain-containing protein translates to MKLIKNLERKVFKCPKCESYHCVKNGHNSEGKQKYLCKNCRASFDAFRNHFIYWSHLNYEQWNLLIQISLLGQSSKTISRFIKTTLKTAWYNRQKLMKSKQLENTQLKFKKLSGKIQIDETFIKEIHKGNFKYKTDPRRIHLDPFATNTKCCIQMAIDNNNNIYVKSTNTKRLQKQ, encoded by the coding sequence ATGAAATTGATCAAAAATTTAGAGCGCAAGGTATTTAAATGCCCTAAATGTGAATCTTACCATTGCGTTAAAAATGGACATAATTCAGAAGGAAAACAAAAATATTTATGTAAAAATTGCCGTGCAAGTTTTGACGCTTTTCGTAATCATTTTATTTATTGAAGTCATTTAAATTATGAACAATGAAATTTATTGATTCAAATTTCATTGCTGGGGCAATCTAGTAAAACAATTTCTCGTTTTATTAAAACTACATTAAAAACTGCTTGATATAATCGTCAAAAATTAATGAAATCAAAACAATTAGAAAATACCCAATTAAAATTTAAAAAATTATCTGGTAAAATCCAAATCGATGAAACATTTATTAAAGAAATCCATAAAGGAAATTTCAAATATAAAACTGATCCACGAAGAATTCACCTTGACCCATTCGCAACTAATACTAAATGTTGTATTCAAATGGCAATTGATAATAATAACAATATTTATGTTAAATCCACAAACACCAAACGTTTACAAAAACAATAG
- a CDS encoding transposase family protein produces MKKLLSLLTIPAIATSVPAPLLANAPVERVKRDINKLTPQLIRNKRESNKVYDFKIKGLKKVRFVISKQKNNITRVNILKMDNINLNGKLPELRNLENLSFLFTQELQNNQSKQKEIKQLITAYGQETAMRNIWVINKNITIKAQGTNLKYFEYGNDKVNYQLSSTNNFEVEIERDSTDNLDNLDWVKQQNQFNLIDGSKTKTWTRPDLITVDGELNITVANPKIDKVVFDDVQQSQTNKQWNINIKPETSERDHNLQVTFTLDGKQYTSEIIVSMQAKIDPPKPIVKENLSDVIKFADENNLGNILDNSDDTINATITPINSRIIDFSQIEFTKKDNHSATLIAKPDSKSYQGSVVVKYNVVPATIVDLKIDLQPTSPSTQIDKDYLGQIDTSTITNPVNTFYYANSESKITMLKPTASSVITGAVYGCDDKWAKNGQQINIDQNNGIKLDGSQLGAINGKYLIDLKNELGHTNKIYLQIVPKQAITNYFDTPNGKQFEQWAKDNKYDNIRGYRASQLNNLFALSKTWKQSLAHLKLQLDPFVVENIKNVTQDEIDTYKTKLLVNIKSQVEKYVPDVIENTDYVINTNNLVVDDWTASKDVIVQAVDSSMKLLNFTTATISVQQKDHQVPPILNTEQTPEPDNNGGNSKLWIIGVVVGVLGLGGIVYLLFHKFIFNKYILPKIYARRQQKVVAQSQWEHDDREEVEEQAHKQAKREEKQNSKNDNFKFLNDKELLRLTGIKQNTFNKMLDILKEAELEKFKKGGKANKLSLENRLLMTLSYWQGSHTYFHLGKSFGISETNCYRNIKWIENTLIKHPNFQQLAGQKTLINKHFND; encoded by the coding sequence ATGAAAAAATTACTTAGTTTATTAACCATACCAGCTATAGCAACGAGCGTTCCTGCTCCGTTGCTTGCCAATGCACCAGTAGAAAGAGTTAAACGGGATATTAACAAACTTACCCCACAACTAATTAGAAATAAAAGAGAAAGTAATAAAGTTTATGATTTTAAAATTAAAGGTTTAAAAAAAGTGAGGTTTGTAATTTCAAAACAAAAAAATAATATTACACGAGTTAACATATTAAAAATGGATAACATTAATTTAAATGGGAAATTACCAGAATTAAGAAATTTAGAAAACCTTAGTTTCTTATTTACACAAGAATTACAAAATAATCAGAGTAAACAAAAAGAAATTAAACAACTAATAACCGCATACGGCCAAGAAACCGCCATGCGAAATATATGAGTAATCAATAAAAACATAACGATCAAAGCACAGGGCACAAATTTAAAATATTTCGAATATGGTAATGATAAAGTAAATTACCAATTAAGCTCTACAAATAATTTTGAAGTTGAAATTGAAAGAGATAGTACCGACAATTTGGATAATTTGGATTGAGTAAAACAGCAAAATCAGTTTAATTTGATAGATGGTAGTAAGACAAAAACTTGAACTCGCCCTGACTTAATTACGGTGGATGGGGAGTTAAACATTACTGTTGCTAACCCGAAGATTGATAAAGTTGTTTTTGATGATGTCCAACAAAGTCAAACAAATAAACAATGAAACATCAATATTAAACCCGAAACAAGCGAAAGAGACCATAATTTACAAGTAACTTTCACTTTGGATGGTAAACAATACACAAGTGAAATTATTGTCTCAATGCAAGCCAAAATTGACCCACCTAAACCAATTGTCAAAGAAAATTTAAGTGATGTGATTAAATTTGCTGATGAAAATAATTTAGGAAATATCTTAGATAACAGCGATGATACTATCAATGCAACAATTACCCCAATTAATTCTCGAATTATTGATTTTTCACAAATTGAATTTACAAAAAAAGATAATCATTCAGCAACTTTAATCGCGAAACCAGATAGCAAAAGTTATCAAGGTTCAGTGGTAGTTAAGTATAATGTTGTACCAGCAACAATCGTTGATTTAAAAATTGACCTACAACCAACATCACCATCAACACAAATTGATAAAGATTATTTGGGACAAATTGATACTAGTACAATCACCAACCCAGTTAATACATTCTACTATGCCAATAGTGAAAGTAAAATTACAATGCTTAAACCAACAGCAAGTAGTGTCATAACCGGGGCGGTTTATGGTTGTGATGATAAGTGAGCAAAGAATGGACAACAAATTAACATTGACCAAAACAATGGGATAAAACTTGATGGCAGTCAACTTGGAGCAATTAATGGAAAATATTTAATTGATTTAAAAAACGAATTAGGACACACCAACAAAATTTATTTACAAATAGTCCCAAAACAAGCAATCACAAATTATTTTGATACACCAAATGGTAAACAGTTTGAACAGTGAGCCAAAGACAACAAATATGATAATATCCGTGGATATCGTGCTAGTCAACTGAATAATTTGTTTGCGTTATCAAAAACTTGAAAACAAAGTTTAGCACATTTAAAACTGCAATTAGACCCATTTGTTGTAGAAAATATAAAAAATGTCACGCAAGATGAAATTGATACATATAAAACAAAACTACTAGTTAATATAAAATCACAAGTTGAAAAATATGTCCCTGATGTCATAGAAAACACCGATTATGTTATCAATACCAATAATCTTGTTGTGGATGATTGAACGGCCAGCAAAGATGTCATAGTTCAAGCAGTTGATAGTAGTATGAAATTGCTGAATTTTACCACGGCAACAATTTCAGTACAACAAAAAGACCACCAAGTGCCACCGATACTAAACACAGAACAAACCCCAGAACCTGACAATAATGGCGGGAATAGTAAACTGTGAATTATTGGGGTTGTTGTTGGTGTGTTGGGACTTGGTGGCATAGTATACTTGCTGTTCCACAAGTTTATTTTTAATAAATATATTTTGCCGAAAATTTATGCTCGTCGCCAGCAAAAAGTAGTTGCCCAGTCCCAGTGAGAGCACGACGACCGTGAAGAAGTCGAAGAGCAAGCTCACAAACAAGCCAAACGCGAAGAAAAACAAAACAGCAAAAATGATAACTTTAAATTTCTTAATGATAAAGAATTATTACGATTAACAGGAATAAAACAAAATACTTTTAATAAAATGTTAGATATTTTAAAAGAAGCTGAGTTAGAAAAGTTTAAAAAAGGCGGAAAAGCTAATAAATTATCACTAGAAAATCGTTTATTAATGACTTTATCATATTGACAAGGAAGTCACACTTATTTTCATCTTGGCAAAAGTTTTGGTATTAGTGAGACTAATTGTTATCGTAATATCAAATGAATTGAAAACACTTTAATTAAACACCCTAATTTTCAACAACTTGCTGGGCAAAAAACATTAATAAATAAACACTTTAATGATTAA
- a CDS encoding ParA family protein produces the protein MIDLDPQANLTSVFKKDNNENIGSEQWFKLPNKTKTDDLINTIEISKETNISLIPTNSKFDDINRYLSSTSGREFMFQKNINKVRDFLQNKYDYVLIDTNPSLNDTNICALVVADEILLVTEPHRFSNSGAIKVKEIWEEICDNLEIKNNLKTIILNKVNKSVAREQAKDILYKKYENLICKNFIPFTANIDKSTMLNNINITQKNPFVSLTNELIKRNIFNIKPKEGF, from the coding sequence TTGATTGACCTCGACCCACAAGCTAATTTAACAAGTGTTTTTAAAAAAGATAATAATGAAAATATAGGTTCAGAGCAGTGGTTTAAATTGCCAAACAAAACAAAAACAGATGATTTAATTAACACTATTGAAATTTCAAAAGAAACAAATATTAGTTTAATTCCAACAAATTCTAAATTTGATGATATTAATAGATATTTATCTTCCACTAGTGGAAGAGAATTTATGTTTCAAAAGAATATAAATAAAGTCAGAGATTTTTTGCAAAATAAATATGATTATGTGTTGATTGATACAAACCCAAGCTTAAATGATACTAATATTTGTGCCTTAGTTGTTGCTGATGAAATTTTATTAGTAACAGAGCCTCATAGATTTTCAAACAGTGGAGCAATTAAGGTAAAGGAAATATGAGAAGAAATATGTGATAATTTAGAAATTAAAAATAATTTAAAAACCATTATTTTAAATAAGGTAAATAAGTCAGTGGCAAGAGAACAAGCAAAAGATATTTTATATAAAAAATATGAAAATTTAATATGTAAAAATTTTATTCCCTTTACGGCTAATATAGATAAATCTACAATGTTAAATAATATTAATATTACTCAAAAAAATCCTTTTGTGAGTTTAACAAATGAGTTAATAAAAAGAAATATATTTAATATAAAACCAAAAGAAGGTTTTTAA
- a CDS encoding IS1/IS1595 family N-terminal zinc-binding domain-containing protein, translated as MKLIKNLERKVFKCPKCESYHCVKNGHNSEGKQKYLCKNCRASFDAFRNHFIYWSHLNYEQWNLLIQISLLGQSSKTISRFIKTTLKTAWYNRQKLMKSKQLENTQLKFKKLSGKIQIDETFIKEIHKENFKYKTDPRRIHLDPFATNTKCCIQMAIDNNNNIYVKSTNTKRLQKQWVIENMNKELINENSIITSDMQKLYFLVAKQTNSFNFIDKYWYFNKTLILLGF; from the coding sequence ATGAAATTGATCAAAAATTTAGAGCGCAAGGTATTTAAATGCCCTAAATGTGAATCTTACCATTGCGTTAAAAATGGACATAATTCAGAAGGAAAACAAAAATATTTATGTAAAAATTGCCGTGCAAGTTTTGACGCTTTTCGTAATCATTTTATTTATTGAAGTCATTTAAATTATGAACAATGAAATTTATTGATTCAAATTTCATTGCTGGGGCAATCTAGTAAAACAATTTCTCGTTTTATTAAAACTACATTAAAAACTGCTTGATATAATCGTCAAAAATTAATGAAATCAAAACAATTAGAAAATACCCAATTAAAATTTAAAAAATTATCTGGTAAAATCCAAATCGATGAAACATTTATTAAAGAAATCCATAAAGAAAATTTCAAATATAAAACTGATCCACGAAGAATTCACCTTGACCCATTCGCAACTAATACTAAATGCTGTATTCAAATGGCAATTGATAATAATAACAATATTTATGTTAAATCCACAAACACCAAACGTTTACAAAAACAATGAGTTATTGAAAATATGAACAAAGAATTAATTAACGAAAATTCAATTATTACTTCTGATATGCAAAAATTATATTTTTTAGTAGCAAAACAAACAAATTCCTTTAATTTTATAGATAAGTATTGATATTTCAATAAAACCTTGATTTTGCTGGGTTTTTAG
- the greA gene encoding transcription elongation factor GreA has translation MEDNNNNEILLTKEGKEELKQELNELINIIRPQVIKELVEARNQGDLSENAEYESARNRQAEVEGRIKEIEDTLARAKVIATDRQGTKTIRIGSIVTIVNLETNDKSTFKVVGTVEADPFENKISNETPLVKAIFDHSVNDIVEIKGKETKYKVKILEIGK, from the coding sequence ATGGAAGATAATAACAATAATGAAATTTTGTTAACTAAAGAAGGTAAAGAAGAATTAAAGCAAGAATTAAATGAATTAATCAATATTATTCGTCCACAAGTAATTAAAGAATTAGTTGAAGCACGAAACCAAGGTGACTTATCAGAAAATGCTGAGTATGAATCAGCAAGGAATCGCCAAGCTGAAGTTGAAGGCCGAATTAAAGAAATTGAAGATACTTTAGCTCGTGCTAAAGTTATTGCTACTGATCGTCAAGGAACTAAAACCATTAGAATTGGTTCAATAGTAACTATTGTTAATTTAGAAACTAATGATAAATCAACATTTAAAGTTGTTGGTACTGTGGAGGCTGATCCTTTTGAAAATAAAATTTCTAACGAGACTCCCTTAGTTAAAGCCATTTTTGATCACAGTGTTAATGATATTGTTGAAATTAAAGGTAAAGAAACAAAATATAAAGTTAAAATTTTAGAAATTGGAAAATAA